The Peribacillus simplex genome contains a region encoding:
- a CDS encoding SDR family NAD(P)-dependent oxidoreductase: protein MTNRTILVKGGTSGIGSAIAKKFLEMGNTVIVTSRSKQNIDQAIRENPNFNRHCCGCQLSEVG, encoded by the coding sequence TTGACAAATCGAACTATTTTAGTAAAGGGCGGGACGTCTGGTATAGGCTCGGCAATTGCGAAAAAGTTTCTTGAAATGGGCAACACGGTGATTGTCACTAGTCGCTCGAAGCAAAACATTGACCAAGCAATCAGAGAAAACCCTAATTTTAATCGGCATTGCTGCGGATGTCAGTTAAGTGAAGTCGGTTGA
- a CDS encoding SDR family NAD(P)-dependent oxidoreductase: MRKTVLITGVSGGIGKELADRFAKDGHDMVLVARTEGKLLELAKEYRKKYGVQATVIAKDVASPGVPEEIVAELKEKGIVVDYLVNNAGFGLYGTFLETKLEQETNMIDVNIKALTIMTKLFLPDMVKRGQGGVMNVASLVGFFPGPMMSVYYATKSYVLSFTEALENEVSGTGVTVTALCPGLTSTGFVDRSGMGASKLFQSGTIMEAGQVAEEGYRGFLRGKTLIMPGARNRFVAFIPRLMPRKMVTRMVRTMQDRTGH, encoded by the coding sequence ATGAGAAAAACTGTTCTTATCACTGGAGTGTCGGGTGGGATTGGCAAAGAGTTGGCGGATCGTTTCGCCAAAGATGGACATGATATGGTCCTGGTGGCGCGCACCGAGGGTAAACTTTTGGAGTTGGCGAAGGAATATCGGAAAAAATATGGCGTCCAAGCGACGGTCATCGCCAAGGATGTAGCGTCACCCGGAGTGCCGGAGGAGATTGTCGCGGAGCTTAAGGAGAAGGGAATCGTCGTCGACTACCTTGTCAATAATGCAGGATTCGGTTTGTACGGGACATTCTTGGAAACGAAGTTGGAGCAAGAGACGAATATGATTGACGTCAATATCAAGGCTCTGACTATTATGACGAAGCTGTTCTTGCCAGATATGGTCAAACGGGGCCAAGGAGGCGTCATGAATGTGGCTTCGTTGGTGGGTTTTTTCCCAGGACCTATGATGTCTGTTTACTACGCGACGAAGTCGTACGTGCTGTCGTTCACCGAGGCTCTGGAGAACGAGGTGAGCGGCACGGGCGTGACTGTGACGGCACTTTGTCCGGGGCTGACGTCAACCGGATTCGTCGATCGTTCGGGTATGGGCGCCTCGAAGCTGTTCCAAAGTGGCACCATCATGGAGGCCGGGCAGGTGGCTGAGGAAGGGTACCGAGGCTTCTTGCGCGGCAAGACGCTCATAATGCCAGGGGCTCGCAACCGGTTCGTGGCATTCATTCCACGGTTAATGCCACGCAAGATGGTGACCCGTATGGTCAGAACCATGCAGGACAGAACAGGGCATTGA
- a CDS encoding RNA polymerase sigma factor: protein MSKYRKEEIADWYDQHSKSILSFILLMVKDYQQAEDLTHDTFVKAYLYHNSFNQHSSEKTWLFSIAHNLTVDFLRKRKPSRFFKEVFLLQKDNNSLPEEMIQIKEESFELYKALGEIKDTYRKVIVLRKIKGFSIEDTAKILGWSESKVKSTLFRAIPALKKQLIKEGYLDEKAI from the coding sequence TTGTCGAAGTACAGAAAAGAAGAAATTGCAGATTGGTATGACCAACATAGTAAATCCATTTTAAGTTTTATTTTATTGATGGTTAAGGATTATCAACAAGCAGAGGATTTGACCCATGATACCTTTGTAAAAGCGTATTTATATCATAATTCATTTAATCAGCATTCCAGTGAAAAAACATGGCTATTCAGTATCGCTCACAATTTAACGGTTGATTTTTTAAGAAAACGCAAACCCAGCAGGTTCTTTAAAGAAGTGTTTCTTTTGCAAAAGGACAATAACTCATTGCCTGAAGAAATGATTCAAATAAAAGAGGAATCATTTGAACTATACAAAGCGTTAGGGGAAATCAAAGATACATATCGAAAGGTGATCGTTTTAAGAAAAATCAAAGGTTTTTCTATTGAGGATACGGCAAAGATATTGGGCTGGTCTGAGAGTAAAGTTAAATCGACTCTTTTTAGAGCTATTCCAGCATTGAAAAAACAATTAATAAAGGAGGGGTATTTGGATGAAAAAGCAATATGA
- a CDS encoding DUF4030 domain-containing protein, with the protein MKKQYEDTDFDSSLKKLNSDLMWKTKQKQELKNRILTDIENLESQERNKHPILSTRIKKLSWIRKLTYSGIALVILFSLFIGSAFISPAMAEVMSKIPYLNKVLHTKDIFISIQERLENEGYKTRIGTNGDNKIEIRVDGSEQYFQDVRKDVEETALEVLRSREYDGYTIKVIKNKVMDEEKPSPETIKQYEEASKVQRALDRELKKHNYHDVTTQVGTLNNSGDLMINIGIPTTEKDAEKIKELVQNVITKETDQKYTLDINKINLKIREQENRWGRVISTIIDGLYSKKEYQVNGFSFSAHPQPMTLYIKTTISSSNPDSKQLGSKIENTIRDFLESEEVKKTIKDDEYKIIVYSKDKQQIN; encoded by the coding sequence ATGAAAAAGCAATATGAAGATACTGATTTTGATAGTTCCTTAAAGAAATTAAATTCCGATCTAATGTGGAAAACAAAACAAAAACAAGAATTGAAAAACCGAATCTTAACTGATATTGAAAATTTGGAATCCCAAGAGAGAAATAAGCACCCTATCCTATCCACTCGTATCAAAAAATTAAGTTGGATCAGGAAGTTAACATACTCTGGTATCGCGTTGGTCATATTATTTAGTTTATTTATTGGCTCAGCTTTTATCTCCCCTGCAATGGCAGAGGTTATGTCAAAAATCCCTTATTTAAATAAAGTGTTACATACAAAAGATATTTTTATATCGATACAAGAAAGATTAGAGAACGAGGGTTATAAAACTAGAATAGGTACTAATGGAGATAACAAAATAGAAATAAGAGTAGATGGGTCAGAGCAATATTTTCAGGATGTACGTAAAGATGTAGAAGAAACTGCCTTGGAGGTATTAAGGTCGAGAGAATATGACGGTTATACAATCAAGGTAATTAAAAACAAGGTCATGGATGAAGAAAAACCAAGTCCAGAAACAATAAAGCAATATGAAGAAGCTTCAAAAGTTCAAAGAGCTTTGGATCGAGAATTGAAAAAGCATAATTATCATGATGTTACTACCCAAGTAGGTACACTGAATAATTCAGGTGATTTAATGATTAATATTGGGATACCTACTACTGAAAAAGATGCTGAAAAAATAAAAGAACTGGTTCAAAATGTAATAACGAAAGAAACGGATCAGAAATATACATTAGATATCAACAAAATTAACTTAAAAATAAGAGAGCAGGAAAATAGGTGGGGTAGAGTCATAAGTACAATTATTGATGGGCTGTATAGCAAAAAAGAATATCAGGTAAACGGTTTTTCTTTTTCAGCGCATCCTCAGCCGATGACCTTATATATTAAAACCACTATATCTTCTTCTAATCCGGATAGTAAACAACTTGGATCTAAAATTGAAAATACAATTAGGGACTTTTTAGAATCGGAAGAGGTTAAAAAAACCATAAAAGATGATGAATATAAAATCATTGTCTATAGTAAAGATAAGCAGCAAATAAATTAA